In a genomic window of Piliocolobus tephrosceles isolate RC106 chromosome 1, ASM277652v3, whole genome shotgun sequence:
- the PCNX2 gene encoding pecanex-like protein 2 isoform X2, whose protein sequence is MVSQVLQLLRQGVWAALTGGWYHDPEQSKFTNSCHLYLWLFLLLLPLALHLAFPPNAIIVFFYCSAVTIFFTIIKLVSYRLHLMFDKGEVIQQKPSRKEEKPNKDKEAKGEHITNHKNPSNNRQFHNGKKEEASRNLSTPPLRCSSRGQSITSHHSSGPLELSAQETVEDLKGVILSEDHPIAPVSSTSPGIKMESLPACQAHRLETMPKSAIPVKPVVTETLINGKGKERGGKGQPPLRHRSEGGLVDKGPLKKLPHLSLSQYDLLETDVSFQPWGSENSVLIPEPVSCPQGSIRERVQSKSPQDSLSSSCPQCDTIVAKPVEEPADTSCQVDTSCQVDLPLNQEVDSSDSEVAVTLIDTSQPGDPLSLHEPIKIVITMSSTPNSMTDLESSLHLKVVGIEKTGVKSDAEPTNPGAAISPNAEQISIPVITLDLPEGGGGGVPCPEGNGSERTPERLKARVSTNQCSGYGSGEGGSATKDHSSSSREPWESATRLTPDTASESKVGKEGLTNLDPLSCKSSHEKRHARVLSVDSGTDVFLSKSSAEIINDTEKTMPTSKSDLEAKEGQIPNESNFLEFVSLLESINTSKMAASNQLNGSAEQNEESGLLRDNTCQEKKEEILENEKPSGHSSKQGKPDLQSQDHTSTSPACTQPAKTTAFFQGNRQRQIIYRVTSQQDSSVLQVISGPETSVQEEISVDAMHVFIDEHGEIRSCYLKSGNQKEGPLQPLPSNYDCLSQAREMQVSSSSTTTSESQDPSSGDPAVSALQQQLLLMVARRTQSETPRN, encoded by the exons ATGGTGTCCCAGGTGCTGCAGCTGCTCCGGCAGGGCGTGTGGGCCGCGCTCACCGGGGGCTGGTACCACGACCCGGAGCAGAGCAAGTTCACCAACAGCTGCCACCTCTACCTGTGGctgttcctgctgctgctgcccctggCCCTGCACCTG GCTTTTCCTCCAAATGCGATCATTGTATTTTTCTACTGCAGTGCAGTGACTATATTCTTCACAATAATCAAACTGGTCAGTTATCGCCTACACCTCATGTTTGACAAAGGAGAAGTAATTCAACAAAAGCCatccagaaaggaagaaaagccaaATAAAGACAAGGAGGCCAAAGGTGAACACATAACTAATCACAAAAACCCAAG CAATAATAGGCAGTTTCACAATGGCAAAAAGGAAGAGGCCAGTCGAAACCTCTCCACGCCTCCCCTCCGCTGCAGCTCCAGAGGGCAAAGCATAACCTCTCATCACTCTTCTGGGCCATTG GAGTTGTCAGCACAGGAAACCGTAGAAGATCTCAAAG GTGTCATTCTATCAGAAGACCATCCCATAGCACCAGTGTCATCTACCTCACCTGGTATCAAAATGGAAAGTTTACCTGCTTGTCAAGCACACAGGCTGGAAACCATGCCCAAGTCAGCAATACCCGTAAAACCAGTTGTCACAGAAACTCTCATCAAtggtaaaggaaaggaaagaggaggcaAGGGGCAGCCTCCTTTGCGCCACAGATCCGAGGGTGGCTTAGTGGATAAGGGACCCTTGAAGAAGTTGCCCCACCTGTCTTTGTCTCAGTATGACTTACTAGAAACAGACGTTTCTTTCCAGCCGTGGGGGAGTGAGAATTCAGTCCTGATTCCAGAACCTGTCAGTTGTCCCCAGGGTTCCATAAGGGAACGGGTACAAAGCAAGTCACCCCAGGACAGCCTGAGCAGCAGCTGCCCTCAGTGTGACACCATCGTGGCCAAGCCTGTGGAGGAGCCAGCAGACACATCCTGTCAGGTGGATACTTCCTGCCAGGTGGACCTACccttgaaccaggaagtggacTCCTCAGATAGTGAGGTAGCTGTTACTCTCATCGATACTTCTCAACCCGGAGACCCACTGAGTCTACATGAACCCATAAAAATTGTTATCACGATGAGCAGTACCCCAAACTCCATGACAGATTTGGAAAGCTCCCTCCACCTGAAGGTGGTTGGCATAGAGAAGACTGGTGTAAAGTCTGACGCTGAGCCAACTAACCCAGGGGCGGCCATTTCTCCCAATGCCGAGCAGATCTCAATTCCCGTGATCACCCTGGACCTGCCTGAGGGTGGGGGAGGAGGTGTTCCCTGTCCCGAAGGCAATGGAAGTGAAAGGACTCCAGAGAGACTGAAGGCAAGGGTATCCACCAATCAGTGTTCTGGCTATGGATCTGGGGAGGGGGGAAGTGCCACCAAGGATCACAGTTCTTCCTCACGGGAACCCTGGGAATCGGCGACCCGGCTTACGCCTGATACGGCCTCTGAGTCTAAGGTGGGGAAGGAAGGCCTGACTAACCTTGACCCATTGTCTTGTAAGTCCAGCCATGAAAAGAGGCATGCCCGGGTGCTCAGTGTGGACAGTGGGACAGATGTCTTCTTGAGTAAAAGTTCTGCAGAAATTATTAATGATACAGAGAAAACAATGCCAACTTCCAAATCTGACCTAGAGGCTAAGGAAGGACAAATACCAAATGAGTCCAACTTCCTGGAATTTGTCTCCCTGTTAGAGTCCATTAATACTTCCAAGATGGCCGCATCCAATCAGTTGAATGGCTCAGCAGAGCAGAATGAAGAAAGTGGGCTTCTCCGAG ATAACACTTGccaggaaaaaaaggaggaaatcctgGAAAATGAAAAGCCCAGTGGACACAGTTCTAAGCAAGGAAAACCAGACTTACAAAGTCAAGACCATACTAGCACCAGCCCCGCGTGCACTCAGCCTGCCAAGACTACGGCCTT TTTCCAGGGCAATAGACAAAGACAGATAATCTACAGGGTAACTTCCCAACAAGATAGTTCTGTCTTGCAAGTCATCAGTGGGCCTGAAACATCTGTACAAGAAGAGATATCTGTGGATGCTATGCATGTCTTCATTGATGAACATG GGGAAATTAGATCCTGTTATTTAAAATCTGGAAATCAGAAAGAAGGTCCTTTACAGCCTCTACCATCAAATTATGACTGTCTCTCTCAGGCTCG
- the PCNX2 gene encoding pecanex-like protein 2 isoform X3, producing MVSQVLQLLRQGVWAALTGGWYHDPEQSKFTNSCHLYLWLFLLLLPLALHLQKLSMSLHD from the exons ATGGTGTCCCAGGTGCTGCAGCTGCTCCGGCAGGGCGTGTGGGCCGCGCTCACCGGGGGCTGGTACCACGACCCGGAGCAGAGCAAGTTCACCAACAGCTGCCACCTCTACCTGTGGctgttcctgctgctgctgcccctggCCCTGCACCTG CAAAAATTGTCAATGAGTTTGCATGACTGA